One Chaetodon trifascialis isolate fChaTrf1 chromosome 21, fChaTrf1.hap1, whole genome shotgun sequence genomic window carries:
- the adprh gene encoding ADP-ribosylarginine hydrolase, with amino-acid sequence MDRSATLEHYKAAMVLSGVGDALGYRNQLWEYNESGPAIHQELKELGGLRSIKAELPDWPVSDDTVLHLATAEGLATGKAGEELMHEVAARYVEGMKDMDGRKPGPSSILGVSQLKPGEEGGYRVSYNPEGTGCGAAMRSMCIGLRYPKPDQLLSLVAVAVETGRMTHPHPTGFLGAVASALFTAYAVQRRPITTWGLGLINEACPIAKSFVQGRGFAVEETERDWGYFCDKWQWYLDLRGISNGVGPAIWPSSYGPAERDEAYKSFSLSGWAGRSGHDAPMIALDALLGAGSDWEELMSRAAFHGGDSDSTAVIACCCWGLLYGIQGVPEDNYSNLEYRDRLERSAEQLYALSH; translated from the exons ATGGACCG ATCTGCCACACTGGAGCATTATAAGGCAGCCATGGTGCTGAGTGGTGTTGGTGATGCTCTGGGATACAGGAACCAGCTGTGGGAGTACAATGAGTCAGGACCGGCTATTCACCAG gagctgaaggagcttGGCGGTCTGCGGAGCATCAAGGCCGAGCTCCCTGACTGGCCGGTGAGCGACGACACGGTTCTGCATCTGGCAACAGCTGAGGGGCTGGCAACCG GGAAGGCGGGGGAGGAGCTCATGCATGAGGTGGCTGCTCGATATGTGGAGGGGATGAAAGACATGGACGGGAGGAAGCCAGGGCCTTCAAGCATCCTGG GAGTCTCCCAGCTGAAGCCTGGAGAGGAAGGGGGCTACAGAGTGTCCTATAACCCAGAGGGGACGGGCTGTGGAGCCGCCATGAGGTCCATGTGCATCGGCCTCAG GTATCCAAAGCCTGACCAGCTGTTGTCTTTAGTGGCGGTTGCCGTGGAGACAGGCCGGATGACCCACCCTCACCCCACTGGTTTCCTCGGCGCGGTGGCGTCGGCCCTTTTTACCGCGTACGCCGTCCAGCGCAGGCCAATCACGACGTGGGGTCTAGGCCTGATCAACGAGGCCTGTCCAATAGCAAAGAGCTTCGTTCAGGGTCGAGGCTTCGCCgtggaggagacggagagagactGGGGCTACTTCTGTGACAAGTGGCAGTG GTACCTGGACTTGAGGGGCATCTCTAATGGGGTGGGGCCTGCAATTTGGCCCTCCAGCTACGGCCCAGCTGAGAGAGACGAAGCCTACAAGAGCTTCAGCCTGTCGGGCTGGGCCGGACGCAGCGGCCACGACGCGCCGATGATCGCGCTGGATGCCCTGCTGGGGGCGGGTTCAGACTGGGAGGAGCTGATGAGCAGAGCGGCCTTCCATGGAG GCGACAGTGACAGCACAGCTGTGattgcctgctgctgctggggtcTC